A window from Halomicrobium urmianum encodes these proteins:
- a CDS encoding tyrosine-type recombinase/integrase, whose amino-acid sequence MSKDNSRTQMKPERAVNRYLTEKKPEWADSSYYNNSSTLNRFLEFCEEDGLDNICEIDGFHISDFKQYRRESGINEVTLYNNLSSLRAFLSWCSSMGLVESWIVDDMVLNEPDDKVRSEMLDADRADHILDYLDNFEYATLRHALFALLWDTGMRLGAARAVDVEDYNSTDQYIEVAHRPDKGTPLKNKHDGQREINLHSWACEILDDYLQMHHEDVTDDYGRTPLFSSRHGRMVRSNLRMHIRRLTRPCHYTGECPHRRDLDECEANQDYRAASKCPGSVSPHPIRRGAITHWLNEGHRKELISERMNVSVNTLDEHYDARTESEKRNLRREMFKMD is encoded by the coding sequence ATGTCAAAAGACAACAGCCGAACCCAGATGAAGCCTGAACGGGCCGTAAACCGATACCTCACAGAAAAGAAACCGGAGTGGGCTGACTCATCGTACTACAACAACAGCTCTACTCTCAACCGATTCCTCGAATTTTGTGAGGAGGATGGCTTAGACAACATTTGTGAGATAGATGGCTTCCATATCTCTGACTTCAAGCAGTATCGACGCGAGAGCGGAATCAACGAAGTGACCCTCTACAATAACCTGAGTTCACTTCGGGCATTCCTCAGCTGGTGTAGCTCAATGGGGCTTGTCGAGTCGTGGATAGTAGACGATATGGTTCTGAACGAACCGGACGACAAGGTACGCTCCGAGATGCTGGATGCCGACCGTGCAGACCACATTCTCGACTACCTCGATAACTTCGAATACGCTACTCTTCGGCACGCTCTCTTTGCATTACTGTGGGATACTGGGATGAGACTTGGGGCAGCCCGCGCGGTCGACGTTGAGGATTACAACTCTACGGATCAGTACATTGAGGTCGCTCATAGACCGGACAAGGGAACCCCACTGAAGAACAAGCATGACGGTCAGCGAGAGATTAACCTGCACTCGTGGGCTTGCGAGATTCTCGACGATTACCTCCAGATGCATCACGAGGATGTGACGGACGACTATGGACGCACACCACTGTTCTCGTCTCGGCATGGCCGTATGGTGCGGTCAAACTTGCGGATGCACATACGGCGGCTTACGCGCCCATGTCACTACACAGGGGAGTGTCCCCATAGACGGGATCTGGATGAGTGCGAAGCAAACCAAGACTACCGCGCTGCCTCGAAGTGTCCTGGTTCAGTCAGTCCCCACCCTATCCGACGTGGAGCGATCACTCATTGGTTGAACGAAGGACACCGGAAGGAACTCATCAGTGAGCGGATGAATGTCTCCGTAAACACGCTTGATGAACACTACGATGCCCGAACTGAGTCGGAGAAGCGGAACCTGCGTCGAGAAATGTTCAAGATGGACTGA
- a CDS encoding NADH-quinone oxidoreductase subunit J: protein MGLYETIAFALFAIVTVASSLGVVLVRDVWHSALLLGVALLSVAVHYVMLRAEFVAAMQVLVYVGGVLILVTFAVMLTRKDESVLEVAT, encoded by the coding sequence ATGGGACTGTACGAGACGATCGCGTTCGCGCTGTTCGCGATAGTGACCGTCGCGAGCAGCTTGGGCGTCGTGCTCGTGCGCGACGTCTGGCACTCGGCGCTGCTGCTGGGCGTGGCGCTGCTCAGCGTCGCGGTCCACTACGTGATGCTGCGCGCCGAGTTCGTCGCTGCGATGCAGGTCCTCGTGTACGTCGGCGGCGTGTTGATCCTGGTCACCTTCGCGGTGATGCTCACCCGGAAAGACGAGAGCGTCCTCGAGGTGGCGACATGA
- a CDS encoding DUF3006 domain-containing protein encodes MTEIPDDRYDAVVDRIEDGLATMELNGDEGRYELVVDEASLPEDGQHEGAVYEIVVEADRLVDAWYDEATTQERRADAQDRFDRLSERPPGDGE; translated from the coding sequence ATGACCGAGATCCCCGACGACAGATACGACGCGGTCGTGGACCGGATCGAGGACGGCCTCGCGACGATGGAACTGAACGGCGACGAAGGTCGATACGAACTGGTGGTCGACGAGGCGTCGCTGCCGGAGGACGGCCAGCACGAGGGTGCCGTGTACGAAATCGTGGTCGAGGCCGACCGGCTTGTCGACGCGTGGTACGACGAGGCGACGACGCAGGAACGGCGGGCGGACGCTCAGGACCGGTTCGATCGACTCTCGGAGCGGCCGCCGGGCGACGGCGAGTGA
- a CDS encoding DUF7553 family protein, giving the protein MNRHFEDARYYLKRAGEMALKGVRDELEPVEQRARELTGREEEPEPTRAEKARTDVDRVRAKVEREVEDAVTTARERLASR; this is encoded by the coding sequence ATGAACCGGCACTTCGAAGACGCGCGATACTACCTCAAGCGCGCCGGCGAGATGGCCCTGAAGGGCGTGCGCGACGAACTGGAGCCCGTCGAACAGCGAGCCCGCGAGCTGACTGGCCGCGAGGAGGAACCGGAACCCACCCGCGCGGAGAAGGCCCGGACCGACGTCGACCGGGTCCGGGCGAAAGTCGAACGGGAAGTCGAGGACGCCGTCACCACCGCCCGTGAACGGTTGGCGTCGCGGTGA
- a CDS encoding MBL fold metallo-hydrolase, translating into MTPSRPARVAAVAALLVLAGCVGGAVDSRAGPDRGGVGASANATASSATTAADGNGTLEVHHIDVGQGDSTLVVGPTNETMLIDSGDFTEDGKRVLEYLDARGIDRIDYLVTTHGHADHVGGHAAIIDHYETEEEGVGAVYDPGLAASTQTYEEYLDAVEEHDVTLYETRAGDRIPMESVNVSVLGPPEPYHESGDRNENSLTLRLRYGETGFLFTGDAEATHEEYLVERYGDDIGATAFKVGHHGSATSNTGAFLDAVGPEVAVVSSAYDSEYGHPHNETLTRLAERDVDAYWTATHGDVLLESDGETVTAWTQAEAPTDPRSLYEGDPIAPDASGSLERRATYEADVGSEVDTPVATDGGTPTATVTEAGDGDLAVAEVHADAAGDDRENLNDEYVVFENVGDASLDLSGWEVADDAGHTYAFPDGVTIDPDDSVTLHTGSGSDTETDRYWGQGSPVWNNNGDTVIVTDADGDRVLTEAYS; encoded by the coding sequence GTGACTCCCTCTCGACCGGCACGCGTCGCCGCCGTCGCCGCGTTGCTCGTGCTCGCCGGCTGCGTCGGGGGAGCGGTCGACTCTCGGGCCGGTCCCGACCGGGGCGGCGTCGGCGCGTCGGCGAACGCGACGGCGTCCTCCGCCACGACCGCTGCCGACGGAAACGGAACGCTGGAGGTCCATCACATCGACGTCGGCCAGGGGGACAGCACGCTCGTGGTCGGCCCGACGAACGAGACGATGCTGATCGACTCCGGCGACTTCACCGAGGACGGCAAGCGCGTCCTCGAGTACCTCGACGCCCGCGGCATCGACCGCATCGACTACCTCGTCACCACGCACGGCCACGCCGACCACGTCGGCGGCCACGCGGCGATCATCGACCACTACGAGACCGAAGAAGAGGGCGTCGGCGCCGTCTACGATCCCGGCCTCGCCGCGAGTACGCAGACCTACGAGGAGTACCTCGACGCCGTCGAGGAACACGACGTCACGCTCTACGAGACGCGCGCAGGCGACCGGATCCCCATGGAGAGCGTGAACGTCTCGGTCCTGGGGCCACCCGAGCCCTACCACGAGAGCGGTGACCGGAACGAGAACAGCCTCACGCTTCGCCTCCGGTACGGTGAGACGGGCTTCCTGTTCACCGGCGACGCCGAGGCCACCCACGAGGAGTACCTCGTCGAGCGATACGGGGACGATATCGGCGCGACGGCCTTCAAGGTCGGTCACCACGGTAGCGCGACCAGCAACACCGGGGCGTTCCTCGACGCGGTCGGTCCCGAAGTCGCCGTCGTCTCCAGCGCGTACGACTCCGAGTACGGACACCCCCACAACGAGACGCTGACGCGGCTGGCCGAGCGCGACGTCGACGCGTACTGGACCGCGACTCACGGGGACGTCCTCCTGGAGAGCGACGGCGAGACCGTGACCGCGTGGACGCAGGCGGAGGCCCCCACCGATCCGCGGTCGCTGTACGAGGGGGACCCGATAGCGCCCGACGCGTCCGGCTCCCTGGAACGGCGCGCGACCTACGAGGCCGACGTCGGCAGTGAGGTTGACACCCCGGTCGCGACCGACGGCGGAACGCCGACCGCGACGGTCACCGAGGCCGGTGACGGCGACCTGGCCGTCGCGGAGGTCCACGCCGACGCCGCCGGCGACGACCGCGAGAACCTGAACGACGAGTACGTCGTCTTCGAGAACGTCGGCGACGCCTCGCTCGACCTCTCCGGCTGGGAAGTGGCGGACGACGCCGGCCACACCTACGCCTTCCCCGACGGCGTCACGATCGATCCGGACGACAGCGTCACGCTGCACACCGGGAGCGGGTCCGACACCGAGACGGACCGCTACTGGGGGCAAGGGTCACCCGTCTGGAACAACAACGGCGACACGGTGATCGTCACGGACGCCGACGGCGATCGCGTCCTGACGGAGGCGTACTCATGA
- a CDS encoding NADH-quinone oxidoreductase subunit N: MVQLPTWAALGPSLVLGLTALVLFVVDSIDPDSENVGLLAGIAGLGTFTAAGTSVWYLISGTGLPTEQGGRGVVDLFAGQLIVDQMALFVGFIVASVAFLVVLASYDYLEGLAYQAEFYSLVMLAATGMTLLGASNSLATAFISLELASLPSFALVAFLKHNKGSVEAGLKYFLVGALSSGIMAYGISLVYAATGSLQFGAVAEALGDAPASVLGVGIMMLIGGVAYKTSSVPFHYWAPEAYEGAPAPISAFLSSASKAAAFVLGFRVFVTAFPIGTVAGTIDWVLVFQVLAVATMTLGNFAAATQERVKRMLAYSSIGHAGYVLIGLAALTSGADHSSVLGAGMAHLLVYGFMNTGAFLFIALAEYWDVGRTFEDYNGLGSEAPLACAAMTVFLFSLAGLPIGGGFWSKFYLLMATVNSGTWILGAALIVNSALSLFYYSRVVKAMWIEDPVDGGFDIDHYPVGLYTAIVSAAVITFGLLFGFGGVSAVAESAAGLLV, from the coding sequence ATGGTGCAACTCCCAACGTGGGCGGCGCTCGGGCCGTCGCTGGTGCTCGGCCTCACGGCGCTCGTCCTCTTCGTCGTCGACAGTATCGACCCGGACTCCGAAAACGTCGGTCTGCTGGCCGGAATCGCCGGTCTGGGGACCTTCACGGCCGCCGGGACCAGCGTCTGGTACCTGATCTCGGGAACCGGCCTGCCGACCGAGCAGGGCGGCCGCGGAGTCGTCGACCTGTTCGCCGGCCAGCTGATCGTCGACCAGATGGCGCTGTTCGTCGGCTTCATCGTCGCCAGCGTAGCGTTCCTGGTCGTGCTGGCGAGCTACGACTACCTTGAGGGGCTGGCCTACCAGGCCGAGTTCTACTCGCTGGTGATGCTGGCCGCGACCGGCATGACGCTACTCGGGGCGTCCAACAGCCTCGCGACGGCCTTCATCAGCCTCGAACTGGCCTCGCTGCCCTCGTTCGCGCTGGTGGCCTTCCTCAAGCACAACAAGGGTAGCGTCGAGGCGGGCCTGAAGTACTTCCTCGTGGGCGCGCTGTCCTCCGGGATCATGGCTTACGGCATCTCGCTGGTGTACGCCGCTACCGGATCGCTCCAGTTCGGCGCCGTGGCCGAGGCACTCGGCGACGCGCCGGCCAGCGTCCTCGGCGTCGGCATCATGATGTTGATCGGCGGCGTCGCCTACAAGACATCCAGCGTCCCGTTCCACTACTGGGCGCCGGAGGCCTACGAGGGGGCGCCCGCGCCCATCTCGGCGTTCCTCTCGTCGGCGTCGAAGGCCGCGGCCTTCGTGCTCGGCTTCCGCGTGTTCGTCACCGCGTTCCCCATCGGCACCGTTGCGGGCACCATCGACTGGGTGCTCGTCTTCCAGGTGCTCGCCGTGGCGACGATGACGCTCGGTAACTTCGCGGCGGCCACCCAGGAGCGGGTCAAGCGGATGCTGGCCTACTCCTCGATCGGTCACGCCGGGTACGTGCTGATCGGGCTGGCCGCGCTGACCAGCGGCGCCGACCACTCGTCGGTGCTGGGCGCCGGCATGGCTCATCTCCTGGTCTACGGCTTCATGAACACGGGCGCGTTCCTGTTCATCGCCCTGGCCGAGTACTGGGACGTCGGCCGGACCTTCGAGGACTACAACGGCCTCGGCAGCGAGGCGCCGCTGGCCTGTGCCGCCATGACCGTCTTCCTGTTCAGCCTGGCCGGCCTGCCTATCGGCGGTGGCTTCTGGTCGAAGTTCTACCTGCTGATGGCGACGGTCAACTCCGGGACGTGGATCCTGGGCGCGGCGCTGATCGTCAACAGCGCGCTCAGCCTGTTCTACTACTCCCGGGTCGTCAAGGCCATGTGGATCGAGGACCCGGTCGACGGCGGGTTCGACATCGACCACTACCCGGTGGGACTGTACACCGCCATCGTCTCGGCCGCCGTGATCACCTTCGGGCTCCTGTTCGGCTTCGGCGGCGTCTCCGCCGTCGCAGAGAGCGCCGCCGGTCTTCTGGTGTAA
- the nuoL gene encoding NADH-quinone oxidoreductase subunit L — MSAFDYAPAIALLPFASFLVALFLGNRMPKRGALAGIAATGGSLLLSAWVALTVAGGQTYNETLFTWVTGIDSLTLNLGILIDPLTALMLLIVSLISLLVHVFSLGYMNDEGETGLPRYYAGLGLFTFSMLNFVYASNILMAFMFFELVGLCSFLLIGFHFREEAPPSAAKKAFLVTRFGDYFFLVGVAGIFATFGTGAFAGDGSFPVLAEHALVDGETEALNLFGFDPQTWFTILGLLVLGGVIGKSAQFPLHTWLPDAMEGPTPVSALIHAATMVAAGVYLVARMYGFYALSPTTLAIIALVGGFTALFAATMGVVKQELKQVLAYSTISQYGYMMLALGTGGYVAAVFHLTTHAVFKALLFLGAGSVIIAMHHEENMWEMGGLKERMPVTYWTFLSGSLALAGIVPFAGFWSKDEVLYEALNHGIGTEGGLGTVMLAAYAMGLLSVLFTAFYTFRMVFLTFHGEPRTETARSPHGVRWNVKGPLSVLGILAATVGFINMVPVQELTGIHLEFLHDWLLGPEEGGWPAEFVTGAHHYEVLLEEVAGVHPAGLSALVPGAISLALALVGVGLAWSLYNVDRPVEHTDKLGSIKTVLMHNYYQDEYQVWLATGVTYPLARAADKFDQGVVDGVVNGISSVSLFSGGRVRRIQSGVVTNYALLVTTGLVVLLVAFGVLGGWF; from the coding sequence ATGAGTGCATTCGACTACGCTCCCGCGATCGCGCTGCTCCCGTTCGCATCGTTCCTCGTCGCGCTGTTCCTCGGCAATCGCATGCCCAAGCGGGGCGCGCTTGCCGGGATCGCAGCGACGGGCGGATCGCTCCTGCTGTCGGCCTGGGTCGCGCTGACCGTTGCCGGCGGCCAGACGTACAACGAGACGCTGTTCACGTGGGTCACCGGGATCGACAGCCTCACGCTGAACCTGGGGATCCTGATCGACCCGCTGACGGCGCTGATGTTGCTGATCGTCTCGCTGATCAGCCTCCTCGTGCACGTCTTCTCGCTGGGGTACATGAACGACGAGGGGGAGACGGGCCTGCCGCGGTACTACGCCGGCCTCGGCCTGTTCACCTTCTCGATGCTCAACTTCGTGTACGCCAGCAACATCCTGATGGCGTTCATGTTCTTCGAGCTGGTGGGACTGTGCTCGTTCCTCCTCATCGGCTTCCACTTCCGGGAGGAGGCCCCGCCGAGCGCGGCGAAGAAGGCGTTCCTGGTCACTCGCTTCGGTGACTACTTCTTCCTGGTCGGCGTCGCCGGCATCTTCGCCACCTTCGGCACGGGCGCGTTCGCCGGCGACGGCTCGTTCCCGGTGCTGGCCGAGCACGCGCTCGTCGACGGCGAGACCGAGGCGCTGAACCTCTTCGGCTTCGACCCCCAGACCTGGTTCACGATCCTCGGGCTGCTCGTGCTGGGCGGCGTGATCGGCAAGTCCGCCCAGTTCCCGCTGCACACGTGGCTGCCCGACGCCATGGAGGGTCCGACCCCGGTCTCGGCGCTGATCCACGCGGCGACGATGGTCGCGGCCGGCGTCTACCTCGTCGCGCGCATGTACGGGTTCTACGCCCTCTCGCCGACGACGCTGGCGATCATCGCACTGGTCGGCGGCTTCACGGCGCTGTTCGCGGCGACGATGGGCGTCGTCAAGCAGGAACTCAAGCAGGTGCTCGCGTACTCGACCATCTCTCAGTACGGGTATATGATGCTCGCGCTGGGGACCGGCGGCTACGTCGCCGCGGTCTTCCACCTGACGACCCACGCGGTGTTCAAGGCGCTGCTGTTCCTCGGCGCCGGGTCGGTCATCATCGCGATGCACCACGAGGAGAACATGTGGGAGATGGGCGGCCTGAAAGAGCGCATGCCCGTCACTTACTGGACGTTCCTCTCCGGGTCGCTGGCGCTGGCGGGTATCGTGCCCTTCGCCGGCTTCTGGTCGAAGGACGAGGTGCTCTACGAGGCGCTGAACCACGGGATCGGCACCGAGGGCGGCCTCGGCACCGTGATGCTCGCTGCCTACGCGATGGGTCTGCTCTCGGTGCTGTTCACGGCCTTCTACACCTTCCGGATGGTGTTCCTGACCTTCCACGGCGAGCCCCGGACCGAGACGGCCCGGAGCCCTCACGGCGTCCGCTGGAACGTCAAAGGCCCGCTGAGCGTGCTTGGGATCCTGGCCGCGACGGTCGGGTTCATCAACATGGTTCCCGTGCAGGAACTGACGGGGATCCACCTCGAGTTCCTCCACGACTGGCTGCTCGGTCCCGAGGAAGGCGGCTGGCCGGCCGAGTTCGTGACGGGCGCCCACCACTACGAAGTGCTCCTCGAGGAGGTCGCAGGCGTCCACCCCGCCGGGCTGAGCGCGCTCGTGCCCGGCGCGATCTCGCTGGCGCTGGCGCTGGTCGGCGTCGGCCTCGCGTGGTCGCTGTACAACGTCGACCGGCCGGTCGAACACACGGACAAGCTAGGATCGATCAAGACGGTGCTCATGCACAACTACTACCAGGACGAGTATCAGGTGTGGCTCGCGACGGGCGTCACGTACCCACTGGCTCGCGCCGCGGACAAGTTCGACCAGGGCGTGGTCGACGGCGTGGTCAACGGGATCAGCAGCGTCAGTCTGTTCTCCGGCGGTCGCGTCCGCCGGATCCAGTCGGGCGTGGTGACCAACTACGCGCTCCTCGTGACCACGGGGCTGGTCGTGTTGCTGGTCGCCTTCGGCGTCCTCGGGGGGTGGTTCTGA
- a CDS encoding proton-conducting membrane transporter, which yields MSRPQLGTESTLLPGLAAVALFVVMAAAFLNASFPEPTGFGADAAIVRSIGAALFDIDPAAVTGDGAAVASEGFLAAFLLIAVLLDAALDGSVMLAKRDDEGGDGQ from the coding sequence ATGAGCCGCCCCCAGCTCGGCACCGAGTCGACGCTGCTGCCGGGGCTGGCCGCCGTCGCGCTGTTCGTCGTCATGGCGGCGGCCTTCCTGAACGCGTCGTTCCCGGAGCCGACTGGCTTCGGCGCCGACGCGGCCATCGTGCGCAGCATCGGCGCGGCGCTGTTCGACATCGACCCCGCGGCCGTGACGGGCGACGGCGCGGCGGTCGCCAGCGAGGGCTTCCTCGCGGCCTTCCTCCTGATCGCCGTGCTGCTGGACGCGGCGCTGGACGGGTCGGTCATGCTGGCCAAGCGCGACGACGAGGGAGGTGACGGACAGTGA
- a CDS encoding complex I subunit 4 family protein — protein MWIAALLAVTFLGACVTFLAPDRYAGKVATAISAVPAVGSLYMYWVYLTQYETTGNALLGGDAAFAQTVEWFEIAGFSVQYSVGLDGVSMPLLTLTAVLTTLALISSWTPIDDRQSQFYGLMLLMETSLIGVFAALDFLLWFVFWEGVLIPMYFLIGVWGGPRRKYAAIKFFVYTNVASLIMFVGFFALLFGLGDSISSLGLAEITAALTGGELSALAGIEPATLKVLAFVAMFFGFAVKVPVFPLHTWLPDAHVEAPTPVSVMLAGVLLKMGTYALLRFNFTMLGDVARGELVAWMPYAIAAIGVLSVIYGAMLALAQRDLKRIVAYSSISSMGYVILGLVAFTPHGMGGATFQMISHGLISGLMFMAVGVIYNTTHTRMVGDMSGLADRMPWTVGIFVSAAFGYMGLPLMSGFAAEYLVFVGSFGAPTLGTAAPLFTAAAMFGIVIVAGYLLWAMQRSIFGPFRLETDYDVGPAPLHDVAPLAVLLLLVIALGVAPDLSYRMIQHAVNPILEVGGGV, from the coding sequence ATGTGGATCGCTGCCCTCCTCGCGGTGACGTTCCTGGGCGCCTGCGTGACGTTCCTGGCGCCGGACCGCTATGCGGGCAAGGTGGCGACGGCGATCAGCGCCGTCCCCGCAGTCGGATCGCTGTACATGTACTGGGTGTACCTGACCCAGTACGAGACCACCGGGAACGCCCTGCTCGGCGGTGACGCCGCCTTCGCACAGACCGTCGAGTGGTTCGAGATCGCCGGATTCTCCGTCCAGTACTCGGTCGGGCTGGACGGCGTCAGCATGCCGCTGCTCACGCTGACGGCCGTGCTGACGACGCTCGCGCTGATCAGTTCGTGGACGCCCATCGACGACCGGCAGTCCCAGTTCTACGGGCTGATGCTCCTGATGGAGACGAGCCTGATCGGGGTCTTCGCGGCGCTGGACTTCCTGCTGTGGTTCGTCTTCTGGGAGGGCGTCCTCATCCCGATGTACTTCCTCATCGGCGTGTGGGGCGGCCCGCGCCGGAAGTACGCCGCGATCAAGTTCTTCGTGTACACGAACGTGGCGTCGCTGATCATGTTCGTGGGCTTCTTCGCCCTCCTGTTCGGTCTGGGCGACTCCATCTCGTCGCTGGGCCTGGCGGAGATCACGGCCGCGCTGACCGGCGGCGAGCTGTCGGCGCTGGCCGGCATCGAGCCGGCGACGCTGAAGGTGCTGGCCTTCGTGGCCATGTTCTTCGGGTTCGCGGTGAAGGTGCCCGTCTTCCCGCTGCACACCTGGTTGCCCGACGCTCACGTCGAGGCACCGACGCCGGTGTCGGTCATGCTGGCCGGCGTCCTCCTGAAGATGGGGACTTACGCGCTGCTGCGGTTCAACTTCACGATGCTGGGTGACGTCGCGCGCGGCGAACTCGTCGCGTGGATGCCCTACGCCATCGCGGCGATCGGCGTGCTCAGCGTCATCTACGGGGCGATGCTCGCGCTGGCCCAGCGCGACCTCAAGCGGATCGTGGCCTACTCGTCGATCTCGTCGATGGGTTACGTCATCCTGGGGCTGGTCGCCTTCACGCCCCACGGCATGGGCGGGGCGACGTTCCAGATGATCTCCCATGGCCTGATCTCCGGGCTGATGTTCATGGCCGTCGGCGTCATCTACAACACGACGCACACGCGCATGGTGGGCGACATGTCCGGGCTGGCCGACCGGATGCCCTGGACGGTGGGCATCTTCGTGTCGGCGGCCTTTGGCTACATGGGTCTGCCGCTGATGTCCGGCTTCGCCGCGGAGTACCTGGTGTTCGTCGGGTCGTTCGGCGCGCCGACGCTGGGCACCGCGGCGCCGCTGTTCACCGCGGCCGCGATGTTCGGCATCGTGATCGTCGCGGGGTACCTGCTGTGGGCGATGCAGCGGTCGATCTTCGGGCCCTTCCGCCTGGAGACCGACTACGACGTCGGCCCGGCCCCGCTACACGACGTGGCGCCGCTGGCAGTCCTGCTGTTGCTGGTCATCGCACTGGGGGTCGCGCCGGACCTCTCGTACCGGATGATCCAGCACGCGGTTAACCCGATCCTCGAAGTCGGAGGTGGTGTCTGA
- the nuoK gene encoding NADH-quinone oxidoreductase subunit NuoK: MIPSQYYLLLSAAVFCIGVFGVLTRRNALIFLMSVELILNAANINLVAFSLQYGNLTGQVFALFVMALAAAEVAVGLGIILVLYRNFADVDVTEAATMRW; encoded by the coding sequence GTGATCCCATCACAGTACTACCTCCTGCTGTCGGCGGCGGTGTTCTGCATCGGCGTGTTCGGCGTGCTGACCCGCCGGAACGCCCTGATCTTCCTGATGTCCGTCGAACTGATCCTCAACGCCGCCAACATCAACCTGGTGGCCTTCTCGCTCCAGTACGGCAACCTCACCGGCCAGGTGTTCGCGCTGTTCGTGATGGCGCTGGCCGCCGCCGAGGTCGCCGTCGGCCTGGGGATCATCCTGGTGCTGTACCGCAACTTCGCGGACGTGGACGTGACCGAGGCGGCGACAATGAGGTGGTAA